CAAGGAACGCTCTTACAATTCTTCTTGTCCCCTCTTCATTAGAAGTAAATTTCATTGAGTAATATAGGAAGCAAGCAATGTCCCATGCTTTATCATTGTCAGTTGCGAACTGTTCAAGATCTGTAAAATAGAGTTTACCATCATGTAGCAGCATGTTGCTTGGTTTAGTGTCTACTAATGTATGCCGCCTAGAATGTAGTGTTTGTAATTCTTCTCCTAGTAGTGTTATCGCACTGACATCGTCTGATTTATCTTTTAACACATCTTCAATTATCTCACTTAACTTTTTACCCTCGATGTATTTTGTTACTAGCAACTTTCTATCAGGAACAACAGCAACTATATCTGGAGTGTTCAGACCAAGCCCTCGCAGGTACCTAATAGCTCTATACTCGCGTCGCAGTCTCGACATGGGATCGATATCAAACTTCTTCACACCTGCCGCCCAGACATTTACTGCCGCCCATTTTAATGCCCGTATACTTGCAAACTCTTTAGCTACTATTTTCTTCGTTCTTCCATCACCACTTAGTGTGTAGAGGGTAGTCGCTGCGTTAATGTCGCCAAGTTTTTTCTTACTTATGGAATAATCTTCAAAGTTCAGTCTAGTTGCTAGTTCCCTTAACCAACCTTCTCCTTCTACCCTTAAACCTTCTTCCAGCCGCAACATGGACCTTGGATTTTCCATCTCCGTAGGGATCTGTCCTGTATCCTTTGACCTCTTTAGTTTAGATTCTGTTTCCTTTTTGATGAAAATAAGAGTCCTTCTTCCTGCATATGTGTGAACCAACCAGGAGAACATACCACGCATAATGTTTGACACTGCAAGCGATGTCTTCCCGCCAACCTTAGTACTCAACTTCTCCAAGATTTTCGCATATATGTTATCAAGTTTCACATAGCCTTCTAGCTCAAGTTCTTGAAGCGCCAGCATAAAGTTCATGGCGCTCTTATCAAGATTGATTTTTCCATGCTCACCTGAGTACGTTTTTACATAACTATACAAGGCTTGAGGGTATACTCGAGCTCTCTTCTGTAGTTTAGCATATAGAAAATAATTTACGGGGATCAAAAGTTCACTGTAAAGTGGATCTGTAGATATCAATTCCTTCAATTCCTCTAAGACAACTCTCTTCCTGTACCTTTTCTCTACATCTGCAATGTAACTGGCATTTACTAGTGGCTCATATGGATGCAACAATCTTCCGACCACAAATTCTCCCAAGGATGCTTTTTCAGCATCATTGACCAGTGACTTGCTATCAACAATTAATACAGAAACATCCAGTTTATCTTTCTCGTAAAGATATTTTATTATATGATCATAGTTCTTTAAAACTAATAGAAGATCATAATCGCTATCTTGTCTTGCATAGCCAGCCACTTTCGATCCATATGCACAGCATGCTTCTATCGTTAGGTTTCCAGCCAGTTTCTCTGCAATTCTTAATAGTTCGTTTCTGTCTTGCTGGTGAAGAACCTGAGCATCATTTAGCATTACTCCTTTTACCCTTCCTTGAATATTTTATACTGCTTAGCTCATATATCTTCTTCTTGAGAGATAGGTCTAATTCAGTATTTGCCATAGCGCTTACTGGAATCCTAACAATGTTTTCATCAATGTTTATCCTCTGAGCCGGCAGACCGGTCTTCAACCACATCTTTATGCACTTGTTTTCCAGTTTAGGATCATGAAATCCCTCAGGAAACTTCTTTGTGATTAGGCGTATTAGCGATTTGTCCTTGAATACATCCTTGGGCTCAAATAGCTTTGTTAGATCAGCATATGTTCCTTCAAAAAGCGTCTCAGATATTTCATCAGACAGTACATCCATCTTGGCTATCCTACCCATAAGTTCCAGATAATGAAGAAACTCGTGTGCTAAGACGGCATGTATGGTACCCCTCATTCCAAACGTAACAAGTGGAGCCGTGAGCTGTATGACCACATCTATTCTGTTATCAAAACTAACAGTAGGTATGGTCCTAGCAAATAATACAGCCACTTGATCAATCTCTAACGGAGAAACGGACAGTACTATGCTAGGTTCTACGTAGTACTGTGGATATTTTACGCCCGATGCCTTTGTTACCCTTTTGACACCTTCCTGGACATACTTGAACCTAGTAATGATCTTTTTGTAAACACTCTGCGGTATTATATTTGCAAGTTTTGCATCCTCCACTTTTCTGAGGGGATCCATCTCAATCAGTTTCTAGATAACAATACAAAAGTCTTTGCCATCAATCTGTAAACTTGACATCTAAAACGTCGAAGGATTTGCAGATTACTTTACTACCCACTATCTGTGAAATGCTCGGTGCTATACCATCGCCTCCAACAAACTGTTTTATTGCAAACCCACCGTCTGCAAGCATCATCAAATTCAGAGTATTCCCGCTTGCTTTTGCACTAATCTCGTAAATATTTCTGCTCACTTCCCTACCATGCTTTCCTAGGAAACTAATTGCTGTGTTATTGAGTGCATTTATTTTTGCTAACGCAGCACTGGTAATATTACATTCGCATTCAGCCAAAAGTCTCACCTTGGTCTTGAACCTTAATGGCTTATCAGGTAATCCCCCCACTCTTTTAATGAACCTAACATGCACGCCATTTTTAGTCACACTTCTTGGTTTGGCAAATCTTAGCCTTGGGTTGATTACCTTAACGAAAAAGGGTCTACCCTTATTGAGAACTAGGCTGTCCTTGTCCTCACCTCCCACCCAAGCAAATTTGGTTCTTTCGCACTTGAACGCATCAATAAGTTTCCTTACTATTATTCCCTCTATGCTGCTAAGACCAGATAGTCCAGTGTTATCGCATTTAACGCAGCCTTTCCCCATGCAATTACCGCAACGCTCTTGCCTCTGACTTAGCCCTCTTGCACGCTTCACATATCTTCCATAAAGGTGTATGGGTTTCGACCTAACAGTCACTTTATTCCCAACAAGGTCAATGTTTATTGTAACATCGGGCTTTACATAATCTACCCTCTTGCCGGTTTTCTTGGTCAACATTTTGCCCAATTGTTTTGTAAGATAACTCTTGATACTTTCAGCTCCTTTGATCTTGAACCTAGATCTCACTTCGTCCTCACGTTCCAGCATTTGAGATGGAACCATAGCACCAAGTAGGAAGCTTTTGTACCTGTATTCTTCAAGAGCAGCGAGAGTTAGTTCAAGCAAATCATCGATCCTTTCCATCAAACCGTTGCATATGTAGCAAATACCCTTCCTCCTGATATTTCCAGATACTTTCTCTTTTGCCTGCCTCGACAGGCATCTAGTGCATAGGATGTATTTCTTTAATATAGACGGGGCTATATTTACAGTGCTAGCCAATACCAAGTCTCCTTAGCAAGCCTTGCATCTGTCTACCCTTTGATGCCTTCATGACATCCTTTGACCGTTTGTAATTAGTCAGTAGCTCCTTTACATCACGTTCTGACATTCCAGATCCACGCGCTACACGTTTTATTCTTGAGGCGTTGAATAGGTCTGGGTTGGCTCTCTCTTGTTTCGTCATGGACTGTATTATGTAGCGCCATTTTTGCATCTTTGTCTCCATTACATCTATTTCTTCGTCTTTTATTGTTCCAGACAGACCCGGAATATGTTCAAAGACTGCACGTAGTGAACCCATCTTTCCTACCTGCTCTAACTGGAAGTAGAAATCATCTATGGTCATCTTTCCGCTTGTTATCCTCTTGACCTTAGCCTCGTCAGCCTCCAATTCAAGTTGCCTTGCCATGTCAAGCAAAGCTCTGATATCTCCCATACCAAGTAATCTGCCAACAAATCGAGTGGGAGAGAACTGTTCCAGATCGTCTATCCTTTCCCCTGTTCCTATGAACATTATTCTCGCACCTGTAGCTGCAGCCGCAGATAAAGCACCGCCGCCCTTTGCTGCTCCGTCGAGTTTTGTTACGATTATGCCCCCAACTGGTACTGCTTTATGAAATGCCTCTGCTTGGCTGTAACACTGCTGCCCTATAGTTCCATCTACAACTAGTAGAACCAAATCAGGTGTAACCGTCTTGTATATTTTGTTCATTTCCTCTAGCAATTCTTTTTCTTCTTTATGCCTTCCTGCAGTATCTACTATTATGACATCTAAATTTGCGGGTTTGAAATAATCAAGACCCTTCTTCACTATTTCCAGTGAATCTTTATTGCTTTCGTCACCGTACACATCTATATTGACCTTGTTGCATATCGTCTTTAGTTGCGTAAGCGCACCTGGTCTGAATGTATCTGCTCCAATTACACCCACCTTATATCCATGTTTAGATAACCATCTAGCTAACTTGCCGGTAACCGTCGTCTTACCGCTTCCCTGAATACCCAACATAAGCACAATATTTGTCTTGTCCGATTTGAAGGTAAGAGGTTTCTCCTCTCCAAGCAATCTTGAAAGCTCGTCATAGAGTATCTTTACCACATGATCCTTTCTAGACAAGCCCGGTGGTGGCTGTTCGTGTAATGCCCTTTCCTGCAACCTGTTAGTTACATCAAGAACGAGCCTAACGTTGACATCAGATGCTAG
This DNA window, taken from Nitrososphaerales archaeon, encodes the following:
- a CDS encoding tRNA pseudouridine(54/55) synthase Pus10 — its product is MASTVNIAPSILKKYILCTRCLSRQAKEKVSGNIRRKGICYICNGLMERIDDLLELTLAALEEYRYKSFLLGAMVPSQMLEREDEVRSRFKIKGAESIKSYLTKQLGKMLTKKTGKRVDYVKPDVTINIDLVGNKVTVRSKPIHLYGRYVKRARGLSQRQERCGNCMGKGCVKCDNTGLSGLSSIEGIIVRKLIDAFKCERTKFAWVGGEDKDSLVLNKGRPFFVKVINPRLRFAKPRSVTKNGVHVRFIKRVGGLPDKPLRFKTKVRLLAECECNITSAALAKINALNNTAISFLGKHGREVSRNIYEISAKASGNTLNLMMLADGGFAIKQFVGGDGIAPSISQIVGSKVICKSFDVLDVKFTD
- a CDS encoding signal recognition particle receptor subunit alpha, whose product is MVLDSLRSGLRNALKKLVGASSIDENLIKELARDVQRSLLASDVNVRLVLDVTNRLQERALHEQPPPGLSRKDHVVKILYDELSRLLGEEKPLTFKSDKTNIVLMLGIQGSGKTTVTGKLARWLSKHGYKVGVIGADTFRPGALTQLKTICNKVNIDVYGDESNKDSLEIVKKGLDYFKPANLDVIIVDTAGRHKEEKELLEEMNKIYKTVTPDLVLLVVDGTIGQQCYSQAEAFHKAVPVGGIIVTKLDGAAKGGGALSAAAATGARIMFIGTGERIDDLEQFSPTRFVGRLLGMGDIRALLDMARQLELEADEAKVKRITSGKMTIDDFYFQLEQVGKMGSLRAVFEHIPGLSGTIKDEEIDVMETKMQKWRYIIQSMTKQERANPDLFNASRIKRVARGSGMSERDVKELLTNYKRSKDVMKASKGRQMQGLLRRLGIG